A region of Granulicella aggregans DNA encodes the following proteins:
- the thiS gene encoding sulfur carrier protein ThiS, giving the protein MALEIVLNGQVRVFAELESRSTVTKLIEALRLKDDRVAIELNGSIAPRASWAETEVSNSDRVELVHFVGGGAR; this is encoded by the coding sequence ATGGCACTAGAAATTGTCCTCAACGGCCAGGTTCGCGTCTTCGCGGAGCTGGAGAGTCGTTCCACTGTCACAAAGCTTATCGAAGCGCTCCGGCTCAAGGACGATCGCGTTGCGATTGAGCTCAACGGCTCCATTGCGCCCAGAGCGAGCTGGGCGGAGACCGAAGTCAGCAATTCTGACCGCGTAGAACTCGTTCATTTTGTGGGCGGTGGGGCCAGGTAG